GAAGTTCTTTTCTGGGTAGGTTGCGCTGGAAGTTTCGATGATAGAGCCAAAAAAATAACCAAAGCATTCTGCAAAATTTTAAATAAAATAGGTGTTGAATTCGCTGTTTTAGGACAGGAAGAAAGCTGTACAGGTGATCCCGCAAAACGTGCCGGAAACGAGTTTGTTTTCCAGATGATGGCAATGACGAACATTGAAGTTCTGAATGCTTATGAAGTGAAAAAAATCGTTACGGCTTGTCCGCACTGTTTCAATACCCTTAAAAATGAATATCCTAATTTAGGTGGAAACTATGAAGTAATTCATCATACTCAATTCTTAAAAGAATTGATGAATGAAGGCAGACTGAAGATTGAAGGCGGAAGTTTTAAAGGTAAAAAAATCACATTCCACGATCCTTGTTATTTGGGAAGAGCCAATGATGAGTATGAAGCTCCAAGAATGCTTTTAGAAAAGCTGGATGCCGAATTGGTTGAAATGAAACGTTGCAAAACCAATGGCCTTTGTTGCGGCGCAGGTGGAGCACAGATGTTTAAAGAACCTGAAAAAGGTAAAAAAGATATCAATGTAGAAAGAACAGAAGAAGCACTTTCTTTCGAGCCTAAAATCATTGCAACAGGTTGCCCTTTCTGCAACACGATGTTGACGGATGGCGTAAAACATTTTAATAAAAATAACGAAGTTGAAGTAAAAGATATCGTAGAACTTTTGGCTGAAGCTGAAGATTTGTAAATATATATTTCCAGAAAGGATAAATCTTGAGTTATGAATTTAAAATGGGGTTTATCCTTTCTTTTTTTTATTATAGGTTTAAGTTTTCTTACTTTTTCCTGCTATCAGAATAGGGTTTATGATTGGGATATGCCTGGATATTTAGGCAGTGTTTATTCCTGGGAATTCCCTGATGATGCAA
Above is a genomic segment from Chryseobacterium mulctrae containing:
- a CDS encoding (Fe-S)-binding protein, whose translation is MDFNIKTMADYAMEGKSPEVLFWVGCAGSFDDRAKKITKAFCKILNKIGVEFAVLGQEESCTGDPAKRAGNEFVFQMMAMTNIEVLNAYEVKKIVTACPHCFNTLKNEYPNLGGNYEVIHHTQFLKELMNEGRLKIEGGSFKGKKITFHDPCYLGRANDEYEAPRMLLEKLDAELVEMKRCKTNGLCCGAGGAQMFKEPEKGKKDINVERTEEALSFEPKIIATGCPFCNTMLTDGVKHFNKNNEVEVKDIVELLAEAEDL